Proteins encoded within one genomic window of Anas platyrhynchos isolate ZD024472 breed Pekin duck chromosome 28, IASCAAS_PekinDuck_T2T, whole genome shotgun sequence:
- the GRB7 gene encoding growth factor receptor-bound protein 7 isoform X1: MSGRGRALAQVDKTGGKTGMPGPAGGWRDAAGAADDAMDGGAQQSGLREPPGAGGTEQEGDAGEGPPATDLRRSQPLFIQGSSRPPAEEEPRASSLPCIPNPFPELCSPSNSPILSSLPQGPPREGTCHLVKVFSEDGSCRSLEVSAGTTARQLCEMLVQRTHALHDHSWALVELHQHLALERCLEDHESVVEVQSAWPLGADSRFVFRKNFAKYELFKSNAQSLFPEVMVSSCLEANKSMAHSELIQNFLNSGSCPEVQGFLQLREAGRKVWKRFYFSLRRSGLYYSTKGTSKDPRHLQYFADLTESNIYYVTQGKKHYGTPTEFGFCIKPYKVRSGTKGLKLLCSEDEQSRTCWMAAFRLFKYGMQLYRNYQQAQARLSQPPWIGPTALRSVSDNALVAMDFSGCTGRVIENPSEVLTAALEEAQAWRKKTTHRYSLPAACQTSPLSAAIHRTQPWFHGRISREDTQQLIGRQGLVDGVFLVRESQRNPKGFVLSLCHLQKVKHYLILPSEEEGRLYFTMDDGQTRFADLIQLVEFHQINRGILPCKLRHYCTCVAL, translated from the exons ATGTCAGGCCGGGGGCGGGCGCTGGCGCAGGTAGATAAAACCGGGGGAAAAACAGGAATGCCCGGTCCGGCGGGAGGGTGGCGGGACGCGGCAGGCGCTGCAG ATGATGCCATGGACGGGGGGGCCCAGCAGAGCGGCCTccgggagccccccggggcgGGCGGCACGGAGCAGGAGGGGGACGCGGGCGAGGGGCCGCCCGCCACCGACCTCAGGCGCTCGCAGCCCCTCTTCATCCAGGGCAGCAg CCGGCCGCCGGCGGAGGAGGAGCCGCGCGCCTCGTCGCTGCCCTGCATCCCCAACCCCTTCCccgagctctgcagcccctccaactcGCCCATCCTCAGCAGCCTCCCCCAGGGACCCCCTCGCGAAGGCACCTGCCAC TTGGTGAAGGTGTTCAGCGAGGACGGCTCGTGCCGCTCGCTGGAGGTGTCGGCGGGCACCACGGCGCGGCAGCTCTGCGAGATGCTGGTGCAGAGGACGCACGCGCTGCACGACCACAGCTGGGCCCTGGTGGAGCTGCACCAGCACCTGGCCCTGG AGCGCTGCCTGGAGGACCACGAGTCGGTGGTGGAGGTGCAGAGCGCGTGGCCCCTCGGCGCCGACAGCCGCTTCGTCTTCCGCAAGAACTTCGCCAAGTACGAGCTCTTCAAGAGCAACGCG CAGTCGCTCTTCCCCGAGGTGATGGTGTCCAGCTGCCTGGAGGCGAACAAGAGCATGGCGCACTCGGAGCTCATCCAG AACTTCCTGAACTCCGGGAGCTGCCCCGAGGTCCAGGGCTTCCTGCAGCTGCGTGAGGCCGGCCGCAAGGTCTGGAAGCGTTTCTACTTCTCCCTGCGTCGCTCGGGGCTCTACTACTCCACCAAGGGCACGTCCAAG GACCCCCGGCACCTGCAGTACTTCGCCGACCTCACCGAGTCCAACATCTACTACGTGACGCAGGGCAAGAAGCACTACGGGACGCCCACCGAGTTCGGCTTCTGCATCAAG ccctaCAAGGTGCGCAGCGGCACCAAGGGCCTGAAGCTGCTGTGCAGCGAGGACGAGCAGAGCCGGACCTGCTGGATGGCGGCTTTCCGCCTCTTCAAG TACGGCATGCAGCTCTACCGTAACTACCAGCAAGCTCAGGCCCGGCTGAGCCAACCCCCCTGGATCGGCCCCACGGCCCTG CGGAGCGTGTCGGACAACGCGCTGGTGGCCATGGACTTCTCGGGGTGCACGGGGCGGGTGATCGAGAACCCCAGCGAGGTGCTGACGGCGGCGCTGGAGGAGGCACAGGCCTGGAGG AAGAAGACGACGCACCGCTACAGCCTGCCGGCTGCCTGCCAGACCTCCCCGCTCAGCGCCG CCATCCACCGCACCCAGCCCTGGTTCCACGGGCGCATCTCGCGGGAGGACACCCAGCAGCTCATCGGCCGCCAGGGGCTGGTGGATGG CGTGTTCCTGGTGCGGGAGAGCCAGCGCAACCCCAAGGGCTTCGtcctgtccctgtgccacctGCAGAAAGTCAAGCACTATCTCATCCTGCCG AGCGAGGAGGAGGGACGGCTCTACTTCACCATGGACGATGGGCAGACCCGCTTCGCCGACCTCATCCAGCTCGTGGAGTTCCACCAGATCAACCGCGGCATCCTGCCCTGCAAGCTGCGGCACTACTGCACCTGCGTGGCGCTCTGA
- the GRB7 gene encoding growth factor receptor-bound protein 7 isoform X3, giving the protein MSGRGRALAQVDKTGGKTGMPGPAGGWRDAAGAADDAMDGGAQQSGLREPPGAGGTEQEGDAGEGPPATDLRRSQPLFIQGSSRPPAEEEPRASSLPCIPNPFPELCSPSNSPILSSLPQGPPREGTCHLVKVFSEDGSCRSLEVSAGTTARQLCEMLVQRTHALHDHSWALVELHQHLALERCLEDHESVVEVQSAWPLGADSRFVFRKNFAKYELFKSNAQSLFPEVMVSSCLEANKSMAHSELIQNFLNSGSCPEVQGFLQLREAGRKVWKRFYFSLRRSGLYYSTKGTSKGKKHYGTPTEFGFCIKPYKVRSGTKGLKLLCSEDEQSRTCWMAAFRLFKYGMQLYRNYQQAQARLSQPPWIGPTALRSVSDNALVAMDFSGCTGRVIENPSEVLTAALEEAQAWRKKTTHRYSLPAACQTSPLSAAIHRTQPWFHGRISREDTQQLIGRQGLVDGVFLVRESQRNPKGFVLSLCHLQKVKHYLILPSEEEGRLYFTMDDGQTRFADLIQLVEFHQINRGILPCKLRHYCTCVAL; this is encoded by the exons ATGTCAGGCCGGGGGCGGGCGCTGGCGCAGGTAGATAAAACCGGGGGAAAAACAGGAATGCCCGGTCCGGCGGGAGGGTGGCGGGACGCGGCAGGCGCTGCAG ATGATGCCATGGACGGGGGGGCCCAGCAGAGCGGCCTccgggagccccccggggcgGGCGGCACGGAGCAGGAGGGGGACGCGGGCGAGGGGCCGCCCGCCACCGACCTCAGGCGCTCGCAGCCCCTCTTCATCCAGGGCAGCAg CCGGCCGCCGGCGGAGGAGGAGCCGCGCGCCTCGTCGCTGCCCTGCATCCCCAACCCCTTCCccgagctctgcagcccctccaactcGCCCATCCTCAGCAGCCTCCCCCAGGGACCCCCTCGCGAAGGCACCTGCCAC TTGGTGAAGGTGTTCAGCGAGGACGGCTCGTGCCGCTCGCTGGAGGTGTCGGCGGGCACCACGGCGCGGCAGCTCTGCGAGATGCTGGTGCAGAGGACGCACGCGCTGCACGACCACAGCTGGGCCCTGGTGGAGCTGCACCAGCACCTGGCCCTGG AGCGCTGCCTGGAGGACCACGAGTCGGTGGTGGAGGTGCAGAGCGCGTGGCCCCTCGGCGCCGACAGCCGCTTCGTCTTCCGCAAGAACTTCGCCAAGTACGAGCTCTTCAAGAGCAACGCG CAGTCGCTCTTCCCCGAGGTGATGGTGTCCAGCTGCCTGGAGGCGAACAAGAGCATGGCGCACTCGGAGCTCATCCAG AACTTCCTGAACTCCGGGAGCTGCCCCGAGGTCCAGGGCTTCCTGCAGCTGCGTGAGGCCGGCCGCAAGGTCTGGAAGCGTTTCTACTTCTCCCTGCGTCGCTCGGGGCTCTACTACTCCACCAAGGGCACGTCCAAG GGCAAGAAGCACTACGGGACGCCCACCGAGTTCGGCTTCTGCATCAAG ccctaCAAGGTGCGCAGCGGCACCAAGGGCCTGAAGCTGCTGTGCAGCGAGGACGAGCAGAGCCGGACCTGCTGGATGGCGGCTTTCCGCCTCTTCAAG TACGGCATGCAGCTCTACCGTAACTACCAGCAAGCTCAGGCCCGGCTGAGCCAACCCCCCTGGATCGGCCCCACGGCCCTG CGGAGCGTGTCGGACAACGCGCTGGTGGCCATGGACTTCTCGGGGTGCACGGGGCGGGTGATCGAGAACCCCAGCGAGGTGCTGACGGCGGCGCTGGAGGAGGCACAGGCCTGGAGG AAGAAGACGACGCACCGCTACAGCCTGCCGGCTGCCTGCCAGACCTCCCCGCTCAGCGCCG CCATCCACCGCACCCAGCCCTGGTTCCACGGGCGCATCTCGCGGGAGGACACCCAGCAGCTCATCGGCCGCCAGGGGCTGGTGGATGG CGTGTTCCTGGTGCGGGAGAGCCAGCGCAACCCCAAGGGCTTCGtcctgtccctgtgccacctGCAGAAAGTCAAGCACTATCTCATCCTGCCG AGCGAGGAGGAGGGACGGCTCTACTTCACCATGGACGATGGGCAGACCCGCTTCGCCGACCTCATCCAGCTCGTGGAGTTCCACCAGATCAACCGCGGCATCCTGCCCTGCAAGCTGCGGCACTACTGCACCTGCGTGGCGCTCTGA
- the GRB7 gene encoding growth factor receptor-bound protein 7 isoform X2 has protein sequence MSGRGRALAQVDKTGGKTGMPGPAGGWRDAAGAADDAMDGGAQQSGLREPPGAGGTEQEGDAGEGPPATDLRRSQPLFIQGSSRPPAEEEPRASSLPCIPNPFPELCSPSNSPILSSLPQGPPREGTCHLVKVFSEDGSCRSLEVSAGTTARQLCEMLVQRTHALHDHSWALVELHQHLALERCLEDHESVVEVQSAWPLGADSRFVFRKNFAKYELFKSNASLFPEVMVSSCLEANKSMAHSELIQNFLNSGSCPEVQGFLQLREAGRKVWKRFYFSLRRSGLYYSTKGTSKDPRHLQYFADLTESNIYYVTQGKKHYGTPTEFGFCIKPYKVRSGTKGLKLLCSEDEQSRTCWMAAFRLFKYGMQLYRNYQQAQARLSQPPWIGPTALRSVSDNALVAMDFSGCTGRVIENPSEVLTAALEEAQAWRKKTTHRYSLPAACQTSPLSAAIHRTQPWFHGRISREDTQQLIGRQGLVDGVFLVRESQRNPKGFVLSLCHLQKVKHYLILPSEEEGRLYFTMDDGQTRFADLIQLVEFHQINRGILPCKLRHYCTCVAL, from the exons ATGTCAGGCCGGGGGCGGGCGCTGGCGCAGGTAGATAAAACCGGGGGAAAAACAGGAATGCCCGGTCCGGCGGGAGGGTGGCGGGACGCGGCAGGCGCTGCAG ATGATGCCATGGACGGGGGGGCCCAGCAGAGCGGCCTccgggagccccccggggcgGGCGGCACGGAGCAGGAGGGGGACGCGGGCGAGGGGCCGCCCGCCACCGACCTCAGGCGCTCGCAGCCCCTCTTCATCCAGGGCAGCAg CCGGCCGCCGGCGGAGGAGGAGCCGCGCGCCTCGTCGCTGCCCTGCATCCCCAACCCCTTCCccgagctctgcagcccctccaactcGCCCATCCTCAGCAGCCTCCCCCAGGGACCCCCTCGCGAAGGCACCTGCCAC TTGGTGAAGGTGTTCAGCGAGGACGGCTCGTGCCGCTCGCTGGAGGTGTCGGCGGGCACCACGGCGCGGCAGCTCTGCGAGATGCTGGTGCAGAGGACGCACGCGCTGCACGACCACAGCTGGGCCCTGGTGGAGCTGCACCAGCACCTGGCCCTGG AGCGCTGCCTGGAGGACCACGAGTCGGTGGTGGAGGTGCAGAGCGCGTGGCCCCTCGGCGCCGACAGCCGCTTCGTCTTCCGCAAGAACTTCGCCAAGTACGAGCTCTTCAAGAGCAACGCG TCGCTCTTCCCCGAGGTGATGGTGTCCAGCTGCCTGGAGGCGAACAAGAGCATGGCGCACTCGGAGCTCATCCAG AACTTCCTGAACTCCGGGAGCTGCCCCGAGGTCCAGGGCTTCCTGCAGCTGCGTGAGGCCGGCCGCAAGGTCTGGAAGCGTTTCTACTTCTCCCTGCGTCGCTCGGGGCTCTACTACTCCACCAAGGGCACGTCCAAG GACCCCCGGCACCTGCAGTACTTCGCCGACCTCACCGAGTCCAACATCTACTACGTGACGCAGGGCAAGAAGCACTACGGGACGCCCACCGAGTTCGGCTTCTGCATCAAG ccctaCAAGGTGCGCAGCGGCACCAAGGGCCTGAAGCTGCTGTGCAGCGAGGACGAGCAGAGCCGGACCTGCTGGATGGCGGCTTTCCGCCTCTTCAAG TACGGCATGCAGCTCTACCGTAACTACCAGCAAGCTCAGGCCCGGCTGAGCCAACCCCCCTGGATCGGCCCCACGGCCCTG CGGAGCGTGTCGGACAACGCGCTGGTGGCCATGGACTTCTCGGGGTGCACGGGGCGGGTGATCGAGAACCCCAGCGAGGTGCTGACGGCGGCGCTGGAGGAGGCACAGGCCTGGAGG AAGAAGACGACGCACCGCTACAGCCTGCCGGCTGCCTGCCAGACCTCCCCGCTCAGCGCCG CCATCCACCGCACCCAGCCCTGGTTCCACGGGCGCATCTCGCGGGAGGACACCCAGCAGCTCATCGGCCGCCAGGGGCTGGTGGATGG CGTGTTCCTGGTGCGGGAGAGCCAGCGCAACCCCAAGGGCTTCGtcctgtccctgtgccacctGCAGAAAGTCAAGCACTATCTCATCCTGCCG AGCGAGGAGGAGGGACGGCTCTACTTCACCATGGACGATGGGCAGACCCGCTTCGCCGACCTCATCCAGCTCGTGGAGTTCCACCAGATCAACCGCGGCATCCTGCCCTGCAAGCTGCGGCACTACTGCACCTGCGTGGCGCTCTGA
- the RDH8 gene encoding retinol dehydrogenase 8: MAPRTVLITGCSSGIGLALAVRLARDKQRRFRVIATVRNVSRSGALVAAAGPALGRTLEIKQLDVCDEGSIRACLDSIPGRHVDVLVSNAGVGMIGPLECQSLAAMQGLMDTNFFGLVRLVKEVLPDMKRRRSGHIVVISSVMGLQGIVFNDVYAASKFAVEGFCESLVVQALRFNVAISLVEPGPVTTEFEAKVYEEAERADYSQTDPETAEIFTKLYLRNSRDVFASLGQSPEDIAEHTLRVIEAARPPFRHQTNAAYTPMAALKHADPSGALMTDAFYKLVFKYDAVLRLGLRAIRLLRWKAQKVQAGARLLGFK; the protein is encoded by the exons ATGGCTCCCAGGACGGTGCTGATCACCGGCTGCTCCTCCGGCATCGGGCTGGCGCTGGCCGTGCGCCTGGCACGGGACAAGCAGCGCCGCTTCCGAG TCATCGCCACGGTGAGGAACGTGTCTCGGAGCGGGGCTctggtggcggcggcggggccggcgctGGGCAGGACGCTGGAGATCAAGCAGCTGGACGTGTGCGACGAGGGCTCCATCCGCGCCTGCCTCGACAGCATCCCCGGGCGCCACGTCGATGTCCTGG TCAGCAACGCCGGCGTGGGGATGATCGGACCCCTGGAGTGCCAGAGCCTGGCCGCCATGCAGGGCCTGATGGACACCAACTTCTTCGGCCTCGTCCGCCTGGTGAAGGAGGTGCTGCCCGACATGAAGCGGCGCCGCAGCGGCCACATCGTGGTCATCAGCAGCGTCATGGGGCTGCAGG GCATCGTCTTCAACGACGTCTACGCTGCCTCCAAGTTCGCCGTGGAGGGTTTCTGCGAGAGCCTGGTGGTGCAGGCGCTGCGCTTCAACGTGGC caTCAGCCTGGTGGAGCCGGGGCCGGTGACGACGGAGTTTGAGGCCAAAGTGTACGAGGAGGCTGAGCGCGCAGACTACTCGCAGACTGACCCCGAGACTGCCGAGATCTTCACCAAGCTCTACCTGAGGAACTCCAGGGACGTCTTCGCCAGCCTGGGGCAGAGCCCCGAGGACATCGCGGAG CACACGCTGCGGGTGATCGAGGCGGCCCGGCCACCCTTCCGGCACCAGACCAATGCTGCGTACACGCCGATGGCCGCACTGAAACACGCCGACCCCAGCGGTGCCCTGATGACCGACGCCTTCTACAAACTGGTCTTCAAGTATGACGCCGTGCTGCGGCTCGGCCTCCGCGCCATCCGCCTGCTGCGCTGGAAAGCCCAGAAGGTGCAGGCGGGCGCCCGGCTGCTGGGCTTCAAATAA